In one window of Gossypium arboreum isolate Shixiya-1 chromosome 4, ASM2569848v2, whole genome shotgun sequence DNA:
- the LOC108459862 gene encoding VAN3-binding protein, with translation MDFNSTPSPSEACPETMDFLSRAWCDFAVHALQPELHDQSIFILDNPTKKFESDSPISFTKMEKSIKIDATDFNSSLPPWKSNDVKSWIWMQQAMHPELNYNSCLRKKWIPWKIVPFKGISIKKWLKEMKAKRKEEERLQRAEVHAAISVAGLAAALAAIAAETSKRNDCNPTKEAAIASAAALVATQCAKVAEAMGAKKEQLGSVIGSAMSGTSASDILTLTASANASLRGAGTLKARTECKNRSSGGAPILPIEDNNDLPFEFEKCRSILAKGAELGVETPDGKYMVRSVSIALDGESKVILKLRKLSLLKSKKECIVLDQHAELYRDPEAEETTDTCYVIVLTTNFGTIKLDMVDDYLCYKTWATTIHHMLMLSTSYTKYQLQFPKN, from the exons ATGGATTTCAATTCCACACCATCGCCTTCGGAGGCATGTCCAGAGACGATGGACTTCCTTTCGCGTGCATGGTGCGACTTTGCAGTTCATGCTCTACAACCTGAGTTACATGATCAATCGATTTTCATCTTAGACAATCCAACCAAGAAATTTGAAAGTGACTCCCCAATCTCATTCACG AAGATGGAGAAAAGCATAAAGATTGATGCTACTGATTTCAACTCTTCTTTGCCACCATGGAAATCCAATGATGTGAAG TCATGGATATGGATGCAACAAGCTATGCATCCAGAACTGAATTACAACAGCTGTCTTCGAAAGAAATGG ATACCGTGGAAGATAGTCCCCTTTAAGGGTATTTCAATCAAGAAATGGTTGAAGGAGATGAAAGCAAAGAGGAAAGAAGAAGAGAGACTACAAAGAGCTGAAGTGCACGCAGCAATATCAGTGGCAGGGCTAGCAGCAGCACTGGCTGCGATTGCCGCTGAAACCTCGAAAAGGAATGATTGTAACCCAACCAAGGAGGCTGCTATAGCCTCGGCAGCTGCTCTGGTTGCCACACAATGCGCCAAAGTGGCAGAAGCAATGGGGGCTAAGAAGGAGCAGCTTGGCAGTGTTATAGGTTCAGCCATGAGTGGTACAAGTGCAAGTGATATCTTAACACTAACTGCATCAGCTAATGCAT CATTAAGAGGAGCTGGTACACTTAAAGCAAGAACAGAATGCAAGAACAGATCCAGTGGCGGTGCCCCCATCCTTCCAATCGAGGACAACAATGATCTTCCGTTCGAGTTTGAGAAGTGCAGGTCAATACTAGCAAAGGGCGCCGAGTTAGGTGTAGAAACACCTGATG GGAAATACATGGTCAGATCAGTGTCCATTGCACTTGATGGTGAATCAAAG GTCATTCTTAAATTAAGAAAGCTCAGCCTGTTAAAAAGCAAGAAAGAAT GCATTGTACTGGACCAGCATGCCGAGCTGTATAGAGATCCCGAAGCTGAAGAGACTACTGATACATGTTATGTAATCGTGTTGACGACAAATTTTGGGACGATTAAGCTAGACATGGTAGATGATTATCTATGTTATAAGACATGGGCAACAACCATTCATCACATGCTCATGCTTTCCACATCTTATACCAAATATCAACTTCAATTCCCCAAAAACTGA